The proteins below come from a single Bryobacter aggregatus MPL3 genomic window:
- a CDS encoding DUF362 domain-containing protein, whose protein sequence is MTRRDLIAAGSIAGLEACSKKEAPKEMLVEKSPVAIVKAASYEQELLARLDEGMKAAWPSAARELQDKRVVLKPNLVEFDEDTVINTDPRLVFAVRELFLKLGAREVWMGEGPGHRRDTWDLADQAGYRKIMPDFDSRFVDLNLDDVKKIKAFENSVDLYLPQTILNADLVVSVAKMKTHHWAGATLSMKNFFGVVPGAIYGWPKNFLHYQGIDRSIVELNRILRKTFAIVDGIVGMEGNGPIQGKPVAAGVMVMGRDVAAVDATCARLMKLDPLQMKYLRDASALKISGLGAIEERSIEQRGENLAGLARSFAVLPQFEALRLS, encoded by the coding sequence ATGACGCGGCGAGATCTCATCGCCGCAGGAAGCATCGCAGGACTGGAAGCCTGCTCGAAAAAAGAAGCCCCAAAGGAAATGCTAGTGGAGAAGTCGCCCGTAGCCATTGTGAAAGCCGCTTCCTATGAACAGGAGCTCTTGGCGCGCCTGGACGAAGGGATGAAGGCCGCCTGGCCAAGCGCCGCCCGGGAACTCCAGGACAAAAGGGTCGTCTTGAAGCCCAATCTCGTGGAATTTGACGAAGATACAGTCATTAACACCGACCCGCGGCTCGTGTTTGCGGTGCGGGAACTATTCCTGAAACTCGGAGCCCGCGAGGTCTGGATGGGAGAAGGGCCGGGCCACCGCCGGGACACCTGGGATCTCGCCGATCAGGCCGGATATCGCAAGATCATGCCAGATTTCGACAGCCGTTTTGTCGACCTGAACCTCGATGATGTCAAAAAAATCAAAGCCTTCGAGAACAGCGTCGATCTGTATCTGCCACAAACGATCCTCAATGCCGATCTGGTCGTCAGCGTTGCCAAGATGAAAACACACCATTGGGCCGGGGCCACCTTGAGCATGAAGAACTTCTTCGGCGTCGTGCCGGGTGCAATCTACGGCTGGCCGAAAAACTTTCTACACTACCAGGGGATCGATCGCTCCATCGTCGAGCTGAACCGGATCCTGAGAAAAACCTTCGCCATCGTCGACGGCATAGTCGGGATGGAAGGCAATGGCCCCATTCAGGGAAAGCCTGTTGCGGCAGGAGTCATGGTGATGGGCCGCGATGTCGCCGCCGTCGATGCCACCTGCGCACGCCTCATGAAGCTGGATCCCCTGCAGATGAAATATCTCCGGGATGCCTCGGCGCTGAAGATCTCTGGTTTGGGGGCCATCGAAGAGAGGTCGATCGAGCAGAGAGGCGAAAATCTGGCAGGATTGGCGCGCTCCTTTGCGGTCCTCCCGCAGTTCGAAGCGTTACGGTTGAGCTGA
- a CDS encoding prenyltransferase/squalene oxidase repeat-containing protein — protein sequence MSRIEARRSLLRTSQNRDGGWGYFAGQESRVEATAYALRAMGSADATWEPGIAFLLARQEKDGGLAPSPSVPGSSWVTNLAFPLLKRAQTGTKPLERMADWILKTEGAEGGFRQRLLYAMGMAQADQNPRLKGWPWRPGNNSWVEPTAHGLLALRWMEGLAPEVALRYRRELGTQMLLDRRCSDGGWNYGNKKVLGETLPAYPETTGLALLGLAGSRIDAAILEPSLARAKADFATVQGAYGRALLALALRLHGIECGYRAATEEPHPSRNLMLASIEILAESDPAGVFLP from the coding sequence ATGAGTAGGATCGAGGCCCGGCGCAGTCTTTTACGGACGAGTCAGAATCGCGACGGGGGCTGGGGCTATTTCGCTGGGCAAGAGAGCCGGGTGGAGGCGACTGCATACGCATTGCGGGCCATGGGAAGTGCAGACGCAACGTGGGAACCGGGAATTGCATTCCTATTGGCAAGGCAAGAAAAAGATGGAGGGCTTGCCCCTTCTCCGAGTGTTCCAGGTAGTAGTTGGGTCACCAATCTGGCTTTTCCGCTCCTCAAGCGAGCCCAAACCGGAACCAAGCCACTCGAGCGGATGGCGGATTGGATTCTTAAGACTGAAGGGGCCGAGGGTGGTTTCCGGCAGCGCCTGCTTTATGCCATGGGGATGGCGCAGGCAGACCAGAATCCGCGGCTGAAAGGCTGGCCCTGGAGGCCGGGCAACAACAGTTGGGTCGAACCCACTGCCCATGGACTGCTCGCCCTGCGCTGGATGGAGGGTCTAGCCCCGGAAGTAGCGCTTCGCTACCGGCGGGAACTGGGCACCCAGATGCTGCTCGACCGGCGTTGCAGTGATGGCGGTTGGAACTACGGCAATAAAAAGGTGCTGGGGGAGACACTCCCGGCCTATCCAGAAACGACAGGACTCGCCCTGCTGGGGCTGGCTGGTAGCAGGATCGATGCAGCTATCTTAGAGCCAAGCCTCGCGCGCGCCAAGGCGGACTTTGCCACCGTCCAGGGAGCCTACGGACGTGCGTTGCTCGCCCTGGCCCTGCGTCTGCATGGCATCGAGTGCGGCTACCGGGCGGCCACGGAAGAACCGCACCCGAGCCGGAATCTCATGTTGGCTTCGATTGAGATTCTCGCGGAATCGGACCCGGCGGGAGTCTTTCTGCCATGA
- a CDS encoding DinB family protein, translated as MSKEASAELRKCLESFVFQVNDIDWQSPYGPGKWRRIEVLGHLVDSAANNHLRFVRALLEEELAGSKYDQLGCVRVQAYASYPADQLVALWVSYNLLLCHVMDQIPDSKRNTVCRIGENEPVSLDFLVTDYVSHLKAHLAQITGD; from the coding sequence ATGAGCAAAGAAGCTTCTGCCGAGTTGCGGAAATGCCTGGAATCCTTTGTATTTCAGGTCAATGACATCGATTGGCAGTCTCCCTATGGTCCCGGAAAGTGGCGGCGGATCGAGGTTCTTGGTCATCTGGTTGATTCAGCAGCGAACAACCATCTCCGTTTTGTGCGGGCGCTGCTTGAGGAGGAGCTTGCCGGCTCCAAGTACGACCAATTGGGCTGTGTCCGCGTGCAGGCGTATGCGAGCTATCCGGCAGACCAGTTGGTCGCCCTGTGGGTCTCCTACAACCTGCTGCTGTGCCATGTCATGGACCAGATTCCCGACTCCAAACGAAATACCGTTTGCAGAATCGGAGAAAACGAACCCGTGAGTTTAGACTTTCTCGTCACCGACTACGTTTCCCACCTCAAGGCCCATCTTGCACAGATTACCGGAGACTGA